One genomic segment of Methylocystis sp. SC2 includes these proteins:
- the coaBC gene encoding bifunctional phosphopantothenoylcysteine decarboxylase/phosphopantothenate--cysteine ligase CoaBC, with protein MAGVGCARSLEAKRVLLIVGGGIAAYKSLDLVRRLRERGARVRVVMTAAAKEFVTPLAFVSLANEKVYDDLFSTTDEQEMGHIQLSRDADLLVVAPATAHLLARAARGLCDDLATTLLLATDKRVLYAPAMNARMWLHPATQRNVSTLHGDGAWFVGPNVGDMACGEYGPGRMSEPLEIVQAIETALKQDTRLPAPEGLLTRGGALEGLHVVVTSGPTHEPIDPVRYIANRSSGRQGHAIAAAAARAGARVTLISGPVVLSDPPGCETIHIESARDMLTAAEAALPADIFVAAAAVADWRAEPAVDKIKKGARGAPSLSLVENPDILARVSRGPNRPRLVVGFAAETRDLIRHAQEKLARKGCDLIVANDVSEGTGVFGGATNEAHLVSRGGVEDWPRLRKEDLAERLVARLAQMIGEAS; from the coding sequence GTGGCGGGCGTGGGTTGTGCGCGGAGCCTCGAGGCTAAGCGCGTCTTGCTGATCGTGGGCGGGGGGATCGCCGCGTATAAATCGCTCGATCTCGTGCGGCGCCTGCGTGAGCGCGGCGCGCGGGTGCGCGTCGTCATGACGGCGGCGGCCAAGGAGTTCGTGACGCCTCTCGCCTTCGTCAGCCTGGCGAATGAAAAAGTCTATGACGATCTCTTCTCCACAACCGACGAGCAAGAGATGGGCCATATTCAGCTGTCACGCGACGCCGACCTTCTCGTCGTCGCTCCCGCGACGGCGCATCTCCTGGCGCGCGCGGCGCGCGGACTCTGCGACGATCTTGCGACTACCCTGCTGCTCGCGACCGACAAGCGCGTTCTTTATGCGCCGGCGATGAATGCGCGCATGTGGCTTCACCCCGCAACCCAGCGAAACGTCTCGACGCTGCACGGCGACGGCGCCTGGTTTGTCGGCCCAAACGTCGGCGACATGGCCTGCGGCGAATATGGGCCCGGGCGCATGAGCGAGCCGCTGGAGATCGTTCAAGCGATCGAGACGGCGCTGAAGCAGGATACTCGGCTGCCCGCGCCCGAAGGCCTGCTGACGCGCGGCGGCGCGCTCGAAGGGCTGCATGTCGTCGTGACCTCCGGGCCCACCCATGAGCCGATCGATCCGGTTCGCTACATCGCCAATCGTTCCTCAGGGCGGCAGGGGCACGCCATCGCCGCGGCGGCGGCGCGCGCAGGGGCGCGTGTGACGTTGATCTCAGGGCCGGTCGTCCTCTCGGATCCGCCGGGCTGCGAGACGATACATATAGAGAGCGCGCGAGACATGCTGACCGCCGCAGAGGCCGCGCTTCCGGCGGATATATTCGTCGCCGCAGCGGCCGTCGCCGATTGGCGCGCGGAGCCGGCGGTCGACAAGATCAAGAAGGGCGCGCGCGGCGCGCCGAGCCTGTCGCTCGTCGAAAATCCCGACATTCTTGCGCGCGTCTCACGCGGACCGAACCGTCCGCGCTTGGTCGTCGGCTTCGCCGCGGAAACGCGCGACCTTATCCGCCACGCGCAGGAAAAGCTCGCCCGAAAAGGATGCGATCTCATCGTCGCCAACGACGTCAGCGAGGGGACCGGCGTATTTGGCGGGGCCACGAATGAGGCGCATCTCGTCTCGCGAGGGGGCGTCGAAGACTGGCCGCGGCTTCGCAAGGAGGACCTCGCCGAGCGGCTCGTGGCGCGCCTCGCGCAGATGATCGGCGAAGCGTCATGA